The following coding sequences lie in one Halorarum halophilum genomic window:
- the secY gene encoding preprotein translocase subunit SecY: MSWKEAAEPVLTRMPTVTRPEGHVPFKRKLAWTAGILVMYFFLTNVTLFGLQTQTASGDFYGQFRSILAGQSGSIMQLGIGPIVTASIVLQLLGGADLLGLDTDDPRDQVLYQGLQKLLVVVMICLTGLPMVFAGEFLPADPAIAQSLFGSAEATTGVKTLIFAQMFVGGILILFMDEVISKWGVGSGIGLFIIASVSQQLVAGLFATEAIGNITGFFPAWIGIVTGSVQLEGSLVQALLFEPGNLLALFTTVLIFAIVVYAESVRVEIPLSHARVKGARGRFPVKLIYASVLPMILIRALQANVQFLGQILNSQLASMPAWLGQYADGQVVGGVFYYLAPIQTRQDWMWFIYAPAATPSEIALRVLVDLFVTVVGSAIFAIFWVETTGMGPEATAQQIQNSGMQIPGFRRNPQVIEKVMERYIPQVTVIGGALVGLLAVLANMLGTLGGVSGTGLLLTVSITYKLYEEIAEEQLMEMHPMMRQMFGSD, encoded by the coding sequence ATGAGCTGGAAGGAGGCTGCGGAACCGGTACTCACTCGGATGCCCACGGTCACCCGGCCGGAGGGGCACGTGCCCTTCAAGCGGAAGCTGGCGTGGACCGCGGGGATCCTCGTGATGTACTTTTTCCTGACGAACGTAACGCTGTTCGGGCTGCAGACGCAGACCGCGAGCGGCGACTTCTACGGACAGTTCCGTTCGATTCTCGCCGGACAGTCGGGCTCGATCATGCAGCTCGGGATCGGGCCGATCGTCACGGCGTCGATCGTGCTACAGCTACTCGGTGGGGCGGACCTGCTCGGGCTCGATACCGACGACCCGCGCGATCAGGTGCTGTACCAGGGCCTCCAGAAGCTGCTCGTCGTCGTGATGATCTGTCTGACGGGGCTCCCCATGGTGTTCGCCGGCGAGTTCCTGCCGGCCGACCCCGCGATCGCCCAGTCGCTGTTCGGCTCTGCCGAGGCGACCACCGGCGTCAAGACGCTCATCTTCGCACAGATGTTCGTCGGCGGGATCCTCATCCTGTTCATGGACGAGGTCATCTCGAAGTGGGGCGTCGGCTCCGGGATCGGACTGTTCATCATCGCCAGCGTGAGCCAGCAGCTCGTCGCCGGGCTGTTCGCCACGGAGGCGATCGGTAACATCACCGGGTTCTTCCCGGCCTGGATCGGCATCGTCACGGGGAGCGTCCAGCTCGAGGGCTCGCTCGTGCAGGCGCTGCTCTTCGAGCCGGGGAACCTCCTCGCGCTGTTCACAACGGTGCTCATCTTCGCCATCGTCGTGTACGCCGAGAGCGTGCGCGTCGAGATCCCGCTGAGCCACGCCCGCGTGAAGGGTGCCCGGGGTCGCTTCCCGGTGAAGCTCATCTACGCGAGCGTCCTACCGATGATCCTCATCCGCGCGCTGCAGGCGAACGTCCAGTTCCTGGGACAGATTCTCAACTCCCAGCTGGCGTCGATGCCCGCGTGGCTCGGCCAGTATGCCGACGGCCAGGTCGTCGGCGGGGTGTTCTACTACCTCGCGCCGATCCAGACCCGACAGGACTGGATGTGGTTCATCTACGCGCCCGCCGCAACGCCCTCGGAGATCGCCCTGCGCGTACTCGTCGACCTCTTCGTGACGGTCGTCGGCTCCGCGATCTTCGCGATCTTCTGGGTGGAGACCACCGGTATGGGGCCGGAGGCGACCGCCCAGCAGATCCAGAACTCCGGGATGCAGATCCCCGGCTTCCGGCGGAACCCGCAGGTCATCGAGAAGGTCATGGAGCGCTACATCCCGCAGGTGACCGTCATCGGCGGCGCGCTCGTCGGCCTGCTCGCCGTGCTGGCGAACATGCTCGGCACGCTCGGGGGCGTCTCCGGGACCGGCCTGCTGCTCACGGTGTCCATCACGTACAAGCTGTACGAGGAGATCGCCGAGGAGCAGCTCATGGAGATGCACCCGATGATGCGCCAGATGTTCGGCTCCGACTGA
- a CDS encoding universal stress protein → MSDVLLGTVVVPVASPDDARVTATALDEYVDDIDRVTVVHVIERSGAPPEETGEEGRTGVSDEALAAFETAFDGSDVEGRRVYSTDVVDGILDVAAEVGATAVVFTPREGGRLVRYLSGDVALRLVTEAPIPVISLPRSDAEA, encoded by the coding sequence GTGAGCGATGTCCTACTGGGGACCGTCGTCGTCCCGGTCGCCTCGCCCGACGACGCCCGCGTGACGGCCACCGCGCTCGACGAGTACGTCGACGACATCGACCGCGTCACCGTCGTCCACGTCATCGAGCGGTCGGGCGCCCCGCCCGAGGAGACGGGCGAGGAGGGCCGGACCGGCGTCTCGGACGAGGCGCTCGCCGCGTTCGAGACGGCCTTCGACGGCTCCGACGTCGAGGGTCGTCGGGTGTACTCGACGGACGTCGTCGACGGAATCCTCGACGTCGCCGCCGAGGTCGGCGCGACGGCGGTCGTCTTCACCCCGCGCGAGGGCGGTCGACTGGTGCGCTACCTCTCGGGCGACGTCGCCCTTCGGCTGGTCACCGAGGCGCCGATACCGGTGATCAGCCTGCCGCGATCGGACGCGGAAGCCTGA
- a CDS encoding alpha/beta hydrolase, whose translation MTQSRDPEAGARRRDRDEPSRESYATRRVTFDSAGEVCTGTLYLPADVADPPVVVMANGLAAEAGFGLPRYAKRFAAAGFAAFTFDYRGFGGSTGKPLVLPGRQLDDWRAALDATTGFAGVGTGRALWGTSLSGGYVLTLAAERHDIDAVLTQVPFLDGRKLLRTKSPGFLLRAVAAGLRDRLGAFVGRTRDVKVYGETDEFALLNEPGAKDGYVRLIPRESRWRNRTRARTTLALPRYRPVTDAGEVYAPTLVVGATEDDILPYGPVETLVENLRDPTLVSKRIGHFDVYHDAFPELVDHQLAFLRATL comes from the coding sequence GTGACCCAGTCCCGCGACCCCGAGGCGGGTGCCCGACGGCGCGACCGCGACGAGCCGTCGCGCGAATCGTACGCCACGCGGCGCGTCACCTTCGACTCGGCCGGCGAGGTCTGCACCGGGACGCTCTACCTCCCGGCCGACGTCGCCGACCCTCCCGTCGTCGTCATGGCGAACGGGCTGGCCGCGGAGGCGGGGTTCGGCCTCCCGCGCTACGCGAAGCGGTTCGCCGCGGCCGGGTTCGCCGCGTTCACGTTCGACTACCGGGGGTTCGGCGGATCGACGGGCAAGCCGCTGGTGCTCCCCGGGCGCCAGCTCGACGACTGGCGGGCCGCACTCGACGCCACGACCGGGTTCGCCGGCGTCGGGACGGGACGCGCGCTCTGGGGGACGTCGCTCTCCGGCGGGTACGTGCTCACGCTCGCCGCCGAGCGACACGACATCGACGCGGTGCTCACGCAGGTCCCGTTCCTCGACGGTCGGAAGCTCCTCCGGACGAAGTCCCCGGGATTCCTGCTCCGGGCCGTCGCCGCGGGTCTGCGCGACCGCCTCGGCGCGTTCGTCGGCCGGACCAGGGACGTGAAGGTGTACGGCGAGACCGACGAGTTCGCGCTGCTGAACGAGCCGGGGGCGAAGGACGGCTACGTCCGTCTCATCCCGCGCGAGTCGCGGTGGCGGAACCGGACGCGAGCGCGGACCACCCTCGCGCTCCCGCGGTACCGCCCGGTTACCGACGCGGGGGAGGTGTACGCGCCGACGCTCGTCGTCGGGGCCACGGAGGACGACATCCTCCCGTACGGTCCGGTCGAGACTCTGGTCGAGAACCTCCGCGACCCGACGCTCGTCTCGAAGCGGATCGGTCATTTCGACGTCTACCACGACGCGTTCCCCGAACTCGTCGACCACCAGCTCGCCTTCCTCCGGGCGACGCTGTGA
- a CDS encoding ornithine cyclodeaminase — protein sequence MSTSEVVELEGHIIDSGLMERAFTVVMDMGAEFEVEEFRVGRHSDEASYCRLRVFAEDEHTLHPILHELHQSGATLAAPTDATLEPAPEDRVVPDGFYSTTNHPTDVRVDGEWVPVADIEMDCAVVVSEAADGSVRARTKVLNAIEGGDRVVTGDAGIRVKPPERPRGSSGPFGFMRGGVSAERPSESLIRRVAESIAETKAEGGDVLVVAGPAVIHSGAGPALARLVREGYVDAISAGNGFAVHDMERSMYGTSLGMDVETMEHPRKGHKHHIYTISQVVRAGGIEAAVEEGLVEDGVMYECVTNDRDFVLAGSIRDDGPLPDTITDAVEAQNAIREQAHEADLVLMLSSLLHSVAVGNCLPSTTRVVCVDINPATVTQLLDRGSAQAVGMVTDVGMFVPTLADELLE from the coding sequence ATGAGCACGAGCGAGGTGGTCGAACTCGAGGGCCACATCATCGACTCCGGGCTGATGGAACGCGCCTTCACCGTCGTGATGGACATGGGCGCGGAGTTCGAGGTGGAGGAGTTCCGGGTCGGCCGGCACAGCGACGAGGCGTCGTACTGCCGGCTCCGCGTCTTCGCCGAGGACGAGCACACGCTGCACCCGATCCTCCACGAACTCCACCAGTCGGGCGCGACGCTCGCGGCCCCGACGGACGCGACGCTGGAACCGGCGCCGGAGGACCGCGTCGTCCCGGACGGCTTCTACTCCACGACGAACCACCCGACGGACGTCCGCGTCGACGGCGAGTGGGTCCCCGTCGCCGACATCGAGATGGACTGCGCGGTCGTGGTGTCGGAGGCCGCGGACGGGTCGGTGCGCGCGCGAACGAAGGTGCTGAACGCCATCGAAGGCGGGGATCGGGTCGTGACGGGCGACGCTGGCATCCGGGTCAAGCCGCCCGAGCGCCCCCGCGGTTCGTCCGGCCCGTTCGGGTTCATGCGCGGCGGCGTCTCCGCGGAGCGTCCCTCGGAGTCGCTCATCCGCCGGGTCGCCGAGTCAATCGCGGAGACGAAGGCCGAGGGCGGCGACGTGCTCGTCGTCGCCGGCCCGGCGGTCATCCACTCCGGCGCGGGCCCCGCCCTGGCCCGACTGGTCCGGGAGGGGTACGTCGACGCGATCTCGGCCGGGAACGGGTTCGCCGTCCACGACATGGAGCGGTCGATGTACGGCACGTCGCTCGGGATGGACGTGGAGACGATGGAGCACCCGCGGAAGGGACACAAGCACCACATCTACACCATCAGCCAGGTGGTCCGCGCCGGCGGTATCGAGGCGGCGGTCGAGGAGGGGCTCGTCGAGGACGGCGTGATGTACGAGTGCGTCACGAACGACCGCGACTTCGTGCTCGCGGGGTCGATCCGCGACGACGGCCCCCTGCCCGACACCATCACCGACGCGGTCGAGGCGCAGAACGCCATCCGGGAGCAGGCCCACGAGGCCGACCTGGTGTTGATGCTCTCCTCGCTGCTCCACTCGGTCGCGGTCGGGAACTGCCTCCCCTCGACGACGCGCGTCGTCTGCGTGGACATCAACCCCGCGACAGTCACCCAACTGCTCGACCGCGGGTCGGCCCAGGCGGTCGGCATGGTCACCGACGTGGGGATGTTCGTTCCGACGCTCGCCGACGAACTGCTGGAGTAG
- a CDS encoding universal stress protein, producing MLFVLATDSVRTSDVLCSYLRECLDADDEVHAVNSKPGGDSTDADEIRAGEDALEVVEENLRGVVRVETHQYVRGNDPVEDVLGHAEEVGADELVMGIRKRNPTAKIVFGSVAQDLLLRANLPMRVVPRESV from the coding sequence ATGCTGTTCGTACTCGCGACCGACTCGGTCCGCACGAGCGACGTCCTCTGTTCGTACCTGCGGGAGTGCCTCGATGCGGACGACGAGGTCCACGCCGTGAACTCGAAACCGGGGGGCGACTCGACGGACGCCGACGAGATCCGGGCGGGGGAGGACGCCCTAGAGGTCGTGGAGGAGAACCTCCGGGGCGTCGTCCGGGTCGAGACCCACCAGTACGTCCGGGGGAACGACCCCGTCGAGGACGTGCTCGGGCACGCGGAGGAGGTGGGCGCGGACGAACTCGTGATGGGCATCCGCAAGCGGAACCCGACCGCGAAGATCGTGTTCGGCAGCGTCGCGCAGGACCTGCTGTTGCGGGCGAACTTGCCGATGCGCGTCGTCCCTCGTGAGTCGGTTTAA
- a CDS encoding DUF7490 domain-containing protein: MSRERLLAGSAAVVLALALLTATLAPGVLASPAEDDPVRPGPVGVEEVAIAHGDVGGATAELRLHARIDHDRNPTDNVSVRFRAYDAESGLLAAERTVDVGTLTGDASVPVNATLRVDREGGYRLETTVFRDGRRVDRSSTEVRGMEALTPAYAETDVRFTESDVVPPVAVSVDAVEGDRTTLRVAASLTNAGDAPSEDLRVELLLRQADSNLVADRTSVDVGDIRPGRTTDAATTLTVPANYNYYVDAALYKDGVLVDSARSVANLDPRETISANETEREIEFSVGDFADGGGGADRPTNGAEETSYTQTPGFTAALAVVALLAAALFARRRTND, translated from the coding sequence GTGTCACGCGAGAGACTACTGGCGGGATCGGCCGCCGTCGTACTCGCGCTCGCCCTCCTCACGGCCACCCTCGCGCCGGGCGTCCTCGCCTCGCCCGCCGAGGACGACCCGGTTCGGCCGGGCCCGGTCGGCGTCGAGGAGGTCGCCATCGCTCACGGCGACGTCGGCGGCGCGACGGCTGAACTCCGCCTCCACGCGCGCATCGATCACGACCGCAACCCGACCGACAACGTGTCGGTCCGGTTCCGCGCCTACGACGCCGAGTCGGGGCTCCTGGCGGCCGAGCGGACGGTCGACGTCGGAACGCTCACGGGCGACGCCTCGGTCCCCGTGAACGCCACCCTCCGCGTCGACCGCGAGGGCGGCTACCGCCTGGAGACGACCGTGTTCCGCGACGGTAGGCGGGTCGACCGGTCGTCCACCGAGGTCAGGGGGATGGAAGCGCTGACCCCGGCGTACGCCGAGACGGACGTCCGCTTCACCGAGAGCGACGTCGTTCCCCCGGTGGCCGTGTCGGTCGACGCGGTCGAGGGTGACCGGACGACGCTCCGCGTTGCCGCGTCGCTGACGAACGCGGGCGACGCGCCGAGCGAGGACCTCCGCGTGGAACTCCTGCTCCGCCAGGCGGACTCGAACCTCGTCGCGGACCGGACGAGCGTCGACGTCGGCGACATCCGGCCGGGTCGGACGACGGACGCGGCGACGACGCTCACCGTGCCGGCGAACTACAACTACTACGTCGACGCCGCGCTGTACAAGGACGGCGTGCTCGTCGACTCGGCCCGCTCGGTCGCCAACCTCGACCCGCGGGAGACCATCTCGGCCAACGAGACCGAGCGCGAGATCGAGTTCAGCGTCGGCGACTTCGCGGACGGCGGCGGCGGCGCCGACCGTCCGACCAATGGAGCCGAGGAGACATCGTACACCCAGACCCCCGGATTCACGGCCGCACTCGCGGTCGTCGCACTGCTCGCCGCGGCGCTCTTCGCACGGAGGAGGACCAATGACTGA
- a CDS encoding GNAT family N-acetyltransferase, with the protein MPGPVFLEGDAVTLRPAEEEDVEFIQRCMNDPRVWRPALDVDPMNRRQGAEFFEDVVCGDDGVRCLVCDGEEPIGFVSLTESKYGPGETARSRSAELAYWLAPEHHRQGYGSDAAARMVQYAFEDRNLRRVSARLGSFNEASAALLESLGFQHEGTLREAAWFRGEYHDVLWYGLLRDDWLAEKPWKNGP; encoded by the coding sequence ATGCCAGGACCGGTCTTTCTCGAGGGCGATGCAGTGACCCTTCGACCGGCGGAGGAGGAGGACGTCGAGTTCATCCAGCGCTGTATGAACGACCCCCGGGTGTGGCGGCCGGCGCTCGACGTCGACCCGATGAACCGTCGACAGGGAGCGGAGTTCTTCGAGGACGTCGTCTGCGGTGACGACGGTGTACGGTGTCTCGTCTGCGACGGAGAGGAGCCGATCGGATTCGTCTCGCTGACCGAGTCGAAGTACGGACCCGGGGAGACGGCCCGGTCGCGCTCGGCGGAACTCGCCTACTGGCTCGCACCCGAACACCACAGGCAGGGGTACGGCTCGGACGCCGCCGCGCGGATGGTGCAGTACGCCTTCGAGGACCGGAACCTCCGGCGGGTGAGCGCACGGCTCGGGAGTTTCAACGAGGCGTCGGCCGCCCTGCTGGAGTCGCTTGGCTTCCAGCACGAGGGCACCCTTCGGGAGGCGGCCTGGTTCCGCGGGGAGTACCACGACGTGCTGTGGTACGGGCTCCTGCGCGACGACTGGCTGGCGGAGAAACCGTGGAAGAACGGACCGTAG
- a CDS encoding ZIP family metal transporter codes for MEATVDADAARTTRRTAVLGGLSTAALVGTTLLALGAGREKLFGIAWVAFLGMAVAGWFGSRAPRENAGVLVWGYGLASGAMVTSAAVFLLPQAMGQDPTYGGFGVALGLLVGFGAHTLGHRLAHMDLPIDRTLAELTAHAVSAGAIIGIIYGNMPELGPLLGLAIVSHKGPAGYAAVNRYTGQGGDWRAILLPAAGVGIAAAVSSFLALPASGPVRGVVFGFATGVFLHVAMDFLPECELGSEIHDSLAHEGNAHVVLDRMRVHAVASTILGGLVVFLAWLVVA; via the coding sequence ATGGAAGCGACAGTCGACGCCGACGCCGCCCGGACGACCAGACGGACGGCGGTCCTCGGCGGTCTCAGCACGGCCGCACTCGTCGGGACGACGCTGCTCGCGCTGGGAGCCGGCCGCGAGAAGCTGTTCGGAATCGCCTGGGTGGCGTTCCTCGGGATGGCGGTGGCCGGCTGGTTCGGCTCCCGGGCGCCCAGGGAGAACGCGGGCGTCCTCGTGTGGGGGTACGGCCTCGCGAGCGGTGCGATGGTGACGAGCGCCGCCGTGTTCCTGCTGCCCCAGGCGATGGGCCAGGACCCCACCTACGGCGGGTTCGGCGTCGCGCTGGGCCTGCTCGTCGGCTTCGGCGCCCACACGCTCGGCCACCGGCTCGCGCACATGGACCTACCGATCGACCGGACGCTCGCCGAACTGACCGCCCACGCCGTCTCCGCAGGCGCGATCATCGGTATCATCTACGGCAACATGCCGGAACTCGGACCGCTGCTCGGGCTCGCAATCGTCTCGCACAAGGGGCCCGCCGGCTACGCGGCGGTGAACCGCTACACTGGACAGGGAGGGGACTGGCGTGCGATACTCCTGCCGGCCGCAGGGGTCGGCATCGCCGCGGCCGTCTCGTCGTTCCTCGCGCTCCCCGCGTCCGGGCCGGTTCGCGGGGTCGTCTTCGGCTTCGCGACGGGCGTGTTCCTCCACGTCGCGATGGACTTCCTCCCGGAGTGCGAACTCGGGAGCGAGATCCACGACTCGCTCGCACACGAGGGGAACGCCCACGTGGTGCTCGACCGGATGCGCGTCCACGCCGTCGCGAGCACGATACTGGGCGGACTCGTCGTGTTCCTCGCGTGGCTCGTCGTGGCCTGA